One region of Pseudomonadota bacterium genomic DNA includes:
- a CDS encoding F0F1 ATP synthase subunit C, translated as MKRIVQVVTAIATLCAASAAIASEVATKNFDGTGVAYAAAVTIAVAAFGGAFGQSMGIKSALDSIGRNPSAASKITTPMIIGLAMIESLVIYALVIALMLVLKI; from the coding sequence ATGAAAAGAATCGTTCAAGTTGTAACCGCGATCGCCACATTATGCGCTGCCAGTGCTGCCATTGCCAGCGAAGTCGCTACCAAAAACTTCGATGGGACTGGAGTTGCGTATGCTGCAGCGGTAACGATTGCCGTGGCCGCATTTGGGGGAGCCTTCGGACAGTCCATGGGTATCAAATCGGCCCTTGACAGCATTGGCCGTAACCCCAGTGCCGCGAGCAAGATTACTACCCCGATGATCATTGGTTTGGCCATGATTGAATCATTGGTTATTTACGCCTTGGTTATCGCGCTCATGCTGGTTCTCAAGATTTAG